The following are from one region of the Plasmodium gaboni strain SY75 chromosome 12, whole genome shotgun sequence genome:
- a CDS encoding hypothetical protein (conserved Plasmodium protein, unknown function), which produces MDGKNFDLIKDIKPLMNNICIQCLIIKYIEDPPDHINNLIKYHYHVADISGSVILCIPHVFIEEELEKNNINILNDDFEDILDGYNNMSVNMNELANNKINEIKYNTYNINNKKRNNVKTLKYLFKVGDILNIYGAVTTWSMGKMVIMPNTTRIRKNGENDIKTSIHRVGFFNMTVNIEPNISNLITSTTEKKYKMEDNNTNNNCKNNDINKDIDNNNNIVMSNFMSINKKMSKYDIMLPNLDDDI; this is translated from the exons ATGGATGGTAAGAATTTTGATTTAATAAAGGATATAAAACCACTTATGAATAACATATGTATACAATGtttgataataaaatatatagaagaCCCACCTGATCATATAAACAACTTAATAAAATACCATTACCATGTTGCCGATATAAGTGGATCtgtaatattatgtatacCTCATGTATTCATAGAAGAAGAAttggaaaaaaataatataaacatattgAACGATGATTTTGAAGATATATTGGACGGTTACAATAATATGAGTGTTAATATGAATGAGTTAGctaataataaaataaatgaaataaaatataatacttataatataaataacaaaaaGAGGAATAATGTGAAAACTCTAAAATATCTTTTCAAAGTTGGggatattttaaatatatatggaGCAGTAACAACATGGTCCATGGGCAAAATg GTTATAATGCCTAATACTACTAGAATACGAAAAAATGGagaaaatgatataaaaacGTCAATTCATCGTGTGGgtttttttaatatgacTGTTAATATAGAACCAAATATTAGTAATTTAATTACATCAACAACtgagaaaaaatataaaatggaagacaataatacaaataataattgtaaaaataatgacataaataaagatatagataataataataatattgtgATGTCAAATTTTATGAgcataaataaaaagatgAGTAAGTATGATATAATGTTACCTAATTTGgatgatgatatataa
- a CDS encoding hypothetical protein (conserved Plasmodium protein, unknown function) — translation MEKEEQKNEQKNEQINEQINEQINEQNDEQNDEEKNKSINEISLLEIKRKVQNEREASKDESKQKKFRILNYTSKDSVVGNVEKDFLVYFCFICGYNCLISEMDLNILQKRKTDGSIIFPITKIVHKIYHKTQSQRILIKRKNDKVEIQYRILCNECKAPIGYIDNLNEDNLYIYYYNYALLRDQMKCKMFENI, via the coding sequence ATGGAAAAagaagaacaaaaaaatgaacaaaaaaatgaacaaattaatgaacaaattaatgaacaaattaatgaacaaaatgatgaacaaaatgatgaagaaaaaaacaaaagtATTAACGAAATATCATTACttgaaataaaaagaaaagttCAAAATGAAAGAGAAGCTTCAAAGGATGAAAGTAAACAAAAAAAGTTCCgtattttaaattatacATCAAAAGATAGTGTGGTTGGAAATGTTGAAAAAGATTTCTTagtatatttttgttttatatgTGGATATAATTGTTTAATTAGTGAAATGgatttaaatatattacaaaaaagaaaaacagATGGCTCTATAATATTTCCAATAACAAAAATTgttcataaaatatatcataaaacACAATCACAACGGATATtaattaaaagaaaaaatgacAAAGTAGAAATACAATATAGAATTTTATGTAATGAATGTAAAGCACCAATTGGATATATTGATAATTTGAATGAAGataatttgtatatttattattataattatgcTTTATTAAGAGATCAAATGAAATGTAAAATGtttgaaaatatatga